TATCGCGGTGAATACCACCTACGCCGGTTGCTGCGCCCTGGAAGGGCTCAATAGCAGAGGGGTGGTTATGAGATTCTATTTTAAATACAACCGCATAGCCATCACCTATATCTACCAGACCGGCATTTTCTTCTCCGGCTTTTACAAGCAGGCGGTCGCCTTCGCGGGGTAATGATTTCAGCCACACGATAGAGTTTTTGTAAGAGCAGTGCTCACTCCACATAACGGAGTACATACTCAATTCGGTAAAGTTGGGGTTGCGGCCCAGGATGGAAGTTATTCGTTCAAACTCGTCAGCAGTAAGTCCCAGCTGTTCAGCAATTTCTACGGTGGTTTGCATGTATTTAAGTATAAAAAAACGAGTAATTAAAAAGAAGATGCAAACCTACATGTTTTTCCTGCAAATGCCAAGAGGTAAGCGATTAACAGCCTGTGGGGCGTTTTTACCTTTTTAATCATATTATTAAATTTTAAATTCATCAGTTTTGATGCTTGACAGATCCATTTTTTATTAAAATCACAAAAAATAGTCGTTTTTAAACCCCTAAACGTAATTTTTCAATTAAAACGAACAATTTATTTGCATTTATAGCGAGGTATGCGTTCTTTTGTATAAAATATTTACAGCATGCAATCGTTACGTTTCAAAGCATGGAAGGATTAGCTGGCGTAGACTCTACACTCACCGAACACAATGGTAAAATTACCGATGTCTTTGGCAGCAACGTTTTTGCCGGAAAAGTTGTTCGGGAATATTTGAGCGATGAGGCCTTTAAAAGCCTGATGAACTCTGTTAAAAATGGCACCAAGCTGGAACGTAAAATGTCGGAGCAGATTGCTTCAGGCATGAAAGCATGGGCAATGAAAAAAGGTGTAACTCATTATACACACTGGTTTCAGCCATTAACCGGTACCACTGCTGAAAAGCATGATTCATTTTTCACCTTGAAAAGTGATGGTACTGCCCTGGAAACTTTTGACGGCGACGCCCTGGTACAACAGGAGCCGGATGCTTCCAGCTTCCCTAACGGTGGACTGAGAGCTACCTTCGAAGCCCGTGGCTACACCGCCTGGGATCCTTCTTCCCCGGCCTTCATCCTGGAGCAGGGTTATGGTAAAACACTCTGCATTCCTACCATCTTCGTTTCCTACACCGGCGAATCGCTCGATTACAAGGCTCCTTTGCTGAAAGCACTGGCTGCCATGGATAAAGCGGCAGTAGATGTATGTAACTACTTCGACAAAAATGTAACAAAAGTAACCGGTACCCTGGGTTGGGAACAAGAATACTTCCTGGTAGACGAAACAATGGCGAACGCCCGTCCTGATCTGATCATGACCGGCCGTACTGTTGTTGGTCACGCTCCTTCCAAAGGTCAGCAGCTGGAAGATCATTACTTCGGTGCTATCCCTGAGCGTGCATACGCTTACATGCGCGATTTCGAAGAAGAAGCCTACAAACTGGGTATTCCTTTAAGAACACGCCATAATGAAGTAGCACCTTCCCAGTTCGAGTGTGCTCCTATATTTGAAGAAGTGAACATCGCAGTAGATCACAACTCCCTGCTGATGGATCTGATGAATAAAGTGGCCAAACGCCACAAACTGAAAGTGTTACTGCACGAGAAACCTTTTGCAGGCATCAACGGTTCCGGTAAACACAACAACTGGAGCATGTCCACCGATACCGGTGTAAACCTGCTGGCTCCCGGTAAAACACCGAAGACCAACCTGATGTTCCTTACTTTCTTTGTAAACACCATCAAAGCGGTTCATGATTATGCTGACCTGATGAGAGCTGCTATTGCTTCTCCCAGCAATGATTTCCGTCTTGGTGCCA
The Chitinophaga sp. MM2321 DNA segment above includes these coding regions:
- a CDS encoding glutamine synthetase III; amino-acid sequence: MEGLAGVDSTLTEHNGKITDVFGSNVFAGKVVREYLSDEAFKSLMNSVKNGTKLERKMSEQIASGMKAWAMKKGVTHYTHWFQPLTGTTAEKHDSFFTLKSDGTALETFDGDALVQQEPDASSFPNGGLRATFEARGYTAWDPSSPAFILEQGYGKTLCIPTIFVSYTGESLDYKAPLLKALAAMDKAAVDVCNYFDKNVTKVTGTLGWEQEYFLVDETMANARPDLIMTGRTVVGHAPSKGQQLEDHYFGAIPERAYAYMRDFEEEAYKLGIPLRTRHNEVAPSQFECAPIFEEVNIAVDHNSLLMDLMNKVAKRHKLKVLLHEKPFAGINGSGKHNNWSMSTDTGVNLLAPGKTPKTNLMFLTFFVNTIKAVHDYADLMRAAIASPSNDFRLGANEAPPAIISVFSGKYLYEVLQEVKTRVNNKFDEQDEAILKLDLHRHIPELMLDNTDRNRTSPFAFTGNKFEFRAVGSSANCASAMTVLNTIVAKTLTDFKVEVDSLIEKGEKKEIAIMQTLRKYIVDSEKVLFEGDGYSEEWEKEAERRGLQNIKTTPKALDAMITPKATALYTETGVYTDKELHARHEILLEDYVKKVQIEARVIGDLATNNILPSAISYLNELIVNIRGLKEIGLGEGSVKAQKQIAEKIAEHINVISENVQAMIEARKVANKLTDHRQKAIDYCEKIKPYFDVIRYHSDKLEFLVDDKKWSLPKYRELLFLR